In one window of Erinaceus europaeus chromosome 17, mEriEur2.1, whole genome shotgun sequence DNA:
- the E2F8 gene encoding transcription factor E2F8 isoform X2, translated as MKTPLKESTAANIVLPEIQPDLGPLTTPTKPKESTQGEPWTPTANLKMLISAVSPEIRSRDQKRGLFDNRNGLPETKDCLHEHLSGDEYEKSQPSRKEKSLGLLCHKFLARYPNYPNPAVNNDICLDEVAEELNVERRRIYDIVNVLESLHMVSRLAKNRYTWHGRHNLTKTLGTLKIVGEENKYAEQIMMIKKKEYEQEFDFNKSYSIEDHIIKSSTGQNEHPDMCFVELPGVEFRAASVNSRKDKSLRVMSQKFVMLFLVSTPQIVSLEIAAKILIGEDHVEDLDKSKFKTKIRRLYDIANVLSSLELIKKVHVTEERGRKPAFKWTGPEISPNHSGISPIIPFAPSNLEVKQPSKENCAKNLFSTRGKPSFTRHPSLIKLVKSIESDRRKINSAPSSPIKTNKVESSQNSAAFPNKMAQLAAICKMQLEEQSSDSRKKVKIHLARSGHYKPVAPLDTPSNAELEMTAPSLIHPLGVVPLIPSPLSSAVPVILPQAPSGSSYAIYLQPAQAQTLTPPQGLSPTVCPIPSSETVGSKDSTDASGEKVANDTANSSVSTRPGSLLPGPERQGTKNLDREPTGERGSKRASTLEDSGSKKRFKEELKGLENVSTTLFPSGYLIPLTQCSSLGAESILSSKENSGTLSPNHRIYSSPITGVIPVTSSELTAVNFPSFHVTPLKLMVSPTSVAAVPVGNSTALTSSHPIPMQNPSSAIVNFTLQHLGLISPSMQVSASPGAGTIPMSPRIEGVSVAPENAGKQQGRGTKYDSPAPGQNQLNGQSVAVPGAQQPVPVTPKGSQLVAESFFRTPGGPTKLLGSPCMDFDGASKTSIGTLFVPQRKLEVSTEDVH; from the exons ATGAAAACTCCACTGAAAGAATCTACTGCAGCAAATATAGTTTTACCAGAAATCCAGCCTGACCTTGGCCCTCTAACCACACCCACCAAACCCAAGGAAAGCACTCAAGGAGAACCCTGGACACCAACAGCCAATCTGAAAATGCTCATCAGTGCTGTGAGCCCCGAGATTCGCAGCAGAGATCAGAAAAGGGGGTTATTTGACAATAGGAATGGATTGCCTGAGACCAAAGATTGTTTACAT GAACACTTATCTGGAGATGAATATGAGAAATCTCAACCAAGtcgaaaagaaaaaagtttaggaTTGTTGTGTCATAAATTCTTAGCAAGATATCCTAATTATCCCAACCCTGCAGTAAATAATGACATTTGTCTTGATGAAGTAGCAGAGGAACTGA acgTTGAGCGCAGGCGCATTTATGATATTGTCAATGTCCTAGAGAGCTTGCACATGGTGAGCAGACTGGCCAAAAACAGGTATACTTGGCATGGACGGCACAATCTCACTAAAACCCTTGGGACTCTGAAGATTGTCGGAGAGGAGAACAAGTATGCCGAGCAGATTATGATgatcaaaaagaaagaatacgAACAAGAGTTTGACTTCAATAAGAGTTACAGTATAGAGGACCATATAATCAAATCAAGTACTGGTCAGAATGAACACCCAGATATGTGTTTTGTCGAACTCCCTGGAGTGGAATTTCGGGCAG CTTCTGTAAACAGCCGCAAAGACAAGTCTTTAAGAGTGATGAGCCAAAAATTTGTGATGCTGTTTCTGGTGTCAACGCCTCAGATAGTAAGCCTAGAAATTGCTGCCAAGATTCTAATTGGGGAGGACCATGTAGAAGATTTGGATAAAAGCAAGTTTAAAA caAAAATTAGGAGGCTATATGATATAGCTAATGTTCTGAGTAGTCTGGAACTTATCAAGAAAGTTCATGTTACAGAGGAAAGAGGCCGAAAGCCAGCTTTTAAATGGACAGGCCCAGAAATCAGTCCAAATCACAGTG GTATCAGCCCAATTATTCCTTTTGCCCCCTCTAATTTGGAAGTGAAGCAACCTTCAAAAGAGAACTGTGCCAAAAACCTCTTTTCCACACGTGGAAAACCAAGTTTTACTAGACACCCATCTCTTATCAAACTAGTAAAGAGCATTGAAAGTGATCGGAGAAAGATAAACTCTGCTCCCAGTAGCCCTATTAAGACCAACAAAG tTGAAAGTTCTCAGAATTCTGCAGCCTTCCCAAATAAAATGGCTCAGCTGGCAGCAATTTGCAAAATGCAGTTAGAAGAGCAATCAAG TGACtccagaaagaaagtgaaaattcATCTGGCAAGATCTGGACACTACAAACCTGTGGCCCCTCTGGATACCCCCTCAAATGCTGAGCTAGAGATGACAGCACCATCCCTCATCCATCCTCTGGGGGTGGTCCCCCTCATCCCCAGCCCACTGTCATCTGCGGTACCCGTGATTCTACCTCAAGCGCCTTCAGGCTCATCCTATGCCATCTATTTGCAGCCAGCTCAAGCCCAGACCTTGACCCCACCACAAGGCCTGAGCCCCACGGtctgccccatcccctcctctgaaacTGTGGGATCAAAAGACTCCACAGACGCCAGTGGTGAGAAGGTGGCTAATGATACTGCTAATTCCAGTGTTTCCACAAGGCCTGGAAGCTTGCTGCCAGGACCAGAGAGGCAAGGTACAAAGAACCTAGACAGGGAGCCAACTGGAGAAAGAGGCTCAAAGAGGGCCAGCACACTCGAGGACAGTGGTTCCAAAAAGAGGtttaaagaagaactaaaagGACTTGAAAACGTTTCCACA ACCTTGTTCCCATCAGGATATCTAATCCCTCTCACTCAGTGCTCTTCCCTGGGGGCAGAGTCCATTCTGTCCAGTAAAGAAAACTCAGGTACACTTTCCCCAAACCACAGGATCTACAGCTCCCCAATCACAG GTGTTATTCCAGTGACATCATCCGAACTCACTGCTGTTAATTTTCCCTCTTTCCATGTAACACCATTGAAGCTAATGGTCTCTCCAACTTCCGTGGCCGCTGTACCTGTCGGGAACAGCACGGCTCTCACTTCGAGCCACCCCATTCCCATGCAGAACCCAAGTTCAGCCATTGTAAACTTCACCCTGCAGCACTTGGGACTCATCTCCCCCAGCATGCAGGTGTCAGCCAGCCCTGGGGCCGGAACTATTCCCATGTCTCCAAGAATAGAGGGTGTTAGTGTTGCCCCAGAAAATGCAGGCAAACAACAAGGAAGGGGCACCAAGTATGATTCACCAGCTCCAGGCCAGAACCAGCTGAATGGACAATCAGTTGCTGTACCAGGAGCACAGCAG CCTGTTCCTGTGACACCCAAAGGGTCACAATTGGTGGCCGAAAGTTTCTTCCGTACCCCAGGTGGACCAACCAAGTTGCTGGGCTCACCCTGCATGGATTTCGATGGTGCTAGTAAAACCTCTATAGGAACACTCTTTGTCCCACAACGAAAACTGGAAGTCTCAACGGAGGATGTTCACTAA
- the E2F8 gene encoding transcription factor E2F8 isoform X1, which produces MENEKENLFPEPNKRGLMKTPLKESTAANIVLPEIQPDLGPLTTPTKPKESTQGEPWTPTANLKMLISAVSPEIRSRDQKRGLFDNRNGLPETKDCLHEHLSGDEYEKSQPSRKEKSLGLLCHKFLARYPNYPNPAVNNDICLDEVAEELNVERRRIYDIVNVLESLHMVSRLAKNRYTWHGRHNLTKTLGTLKIVGEENKYAEQIMMIKKKEYEQEFDFNKSYSIEDHIIKSSTGQNEHPDMCFVELPGVEFRAASVNSRKDKSLRVMSQKFVMLFLVSTPQIVSLEIAAKILIGEDHVEDLDKSKFKTKIRRLYDIANVLSSLELIKKVHVTEERGRKPAFKWTGPEISPNHSGISPIIPFAPSNLEVKQPSKENCAKNLFSTRGKPSFTRHPSLIKLVKSIESDRRKINSAPSSPIKTNKVESSQNSAAFPNKMAQLAAICKMQLEEQSSDSRKKVKIHLARSGHYKPVAPLDTPSNAELEMTAPSLIHPLGVVPLIPSPLSSAVPVILPQAPSGSSYAIYLQPAQAQTLTPPQGLSPTVCPIPSSETVGSKDSTDASGEKVANDTANSSVSTRPGSLLPGPERQGTKNLDREPTGERGSKRASTLEDSGSKKRFKEELKGLENVSTTLFPSGYLIPLTQCSSLGAESILSSKENSGTLSPNHRIYSSPITGVIPVTSSELTAVNFPSFHVTPLKLMVSPTSVAAVPVGNSTALTSSHPIPMQNPSSAIVNFTLQHLGLISPSMQVSASPGAGTIPMSPRIEGVSVAPENAGKQQGRGTKYDSPAPGQNQLNGQSVAVPGAQQPVPVTPKGSQLVAESFFRTPGGPTKLLGSPCMDFDGASKTSIGTLFVPQRKLEVSTEDVH; this is translated from the exons ATGGAGAACGAAaag GAAAATCTCTTTCCTGAGCCTAATAAAAGAGGACTGATGAAAACTCCACTGAAAGAATCTACTGCAGCAAATATAGTTTTACCAGAAATCCAGCCTGACCTTGGCCCTCTAACCACACCCACCAAACCCAAGGAAAGCACTCAAGGAGAACCCTGGACACCAACAGCCAATCTGAAAATGCTCATCAGTGCTGTGAGCCCCGAGATTCGCAGCAGAGATCAGAAAAGGGGGTTATTTGACAATAGGAATGGATTGCCTGAGACCAAAGATTGTTTACAT GAACACTTATCTGGAGATGAATATGAGAAATCTCAACCAAGtcgaaaagaaaaaagtttaggaTTGTTGTGTCATAAATTCTTAGCAAGATATCCTAATTATCCCAACCCTGCAGTAAATAATGACATTTGTCTTGATGAAGTAGCAGAGGAACTGA acgTTGAGCGCAGGCGCATTTATGATATTGTCAATGTCCTAGAGAGCTTGCACATGGTGAGCAGACTGGCCAAAAACAGGTATACTTGGCATGGACGGCACAATCTCACTAAAACCCTTGGGACTCTGAAGATTGTCGGAGAGGAGAACAAGTATGCCGAGCAGATTATGATgatcaaaaagaaagaatacgAACAAGAGTTTGACTTCAATAAGAGTTACAGTATAGAGGACCATATAATCAAATCAAGTACTGGTCAGAATGAACACCCAGATATGTGTTTTGTCGAACTCCCTGGAGTGGAATTTCGGGCAG CTTCTGTAAACAGCCGCAAAGACAAGTCTTTAAGAGTGATGAGCCAAAAATTTGTGATGCTGTTTCTGGTGTCAACGCCTCAGATAGTAAGCCTAGAAATTGCTGCCAAGATTCTAATTGGGGAGGACCATGTAGAAGATTTGGATAAAAGCAAGTTTAAAA caAAAATTAGGAGGCTATATGATATAGCTAATGTTCTGAGTAGTCTGGAACTTATCAAGAAAGTTCATGTTACAGAGGAAAGAGGCCGAAAGCCAGCTTTTAAATGGACAGGCCCAGAAATCAGTCCAAATCACAGTG GTATCAGCCCAATTATTCCTTTTGCCCCCTCTAATTTGGAAGTGAAGCAACCTTCAAAAGAGAACTGTGCCAAAAACCTCTTTTCCACACGTGGAAAACCAAGTTTTACTAGACACCCATCTCTTATCAAACTAGTAAAGAGCATTGAAAGTGATCGGAGAAAGATAAACTCTGCTCCCAGTAGCCCTATTAAGACCAACAAAG tTGAAAGTTCTCAGAATTCTGCAGCCTTCCCAAATAAAATGGCTCAGCTGGCAGCAATTTGCAAAATGCAGTTAGAAGAGCAATCAAG TGACtccagaaagaaagtgaaaattcATCTGGCAAGATCTGGACACTACAAACCTGTGGCCCCTCTGGATACCCCCTCAAATGCTGAGCTAGAGATGACAGCACCATCCCTCATCCATCCTCTGGGGGTGGTCCCCCTCATCCCCAGCCCACTGTCATCTGCGGTACCCGTGATTCTACCTCAAGCGCCTTCAGGCTCATCCTATGCCATCTATTTGCAGCCAGCTCAAGCCCAGACCTTGACCCCACCACAAGGCCTGAGCCCCACGGtctgccccatcccctcctctgaaacTGTGGGATCAAAAGACTCCACAGACGCCAGTGGTGAGAAGGTGGCTAATGATACTGCTAATTCCAGTGTTTCCACAAGGCCTGGAAGCTTGCTGCCAGGACCAGAGAGGCAAGGTACAAAGAACCTAGACAGGGAGCCAACTGGAGAAAGAGGCTCAAAGAGGGCCAGCACACTCGAGGACAGTGGTTCCAAAAAGAGGtttaaagaagaactaaaagGACTTGAAAACGTTTCCACA ACCTTGTTCCCATCAGGATATCTAATCCCTCTCACTCAGTGCTCTTCCCTGGGGGCAGAGTCCATTCTGTCCAGTAAAGAAAACTCAGGTACACTTTCCCCAAACCACAGGATCTACAGCTCCCCAATCACAG GTGTTATTCCAGTGACATCATCCGAACTCACTGCTGTTAATTTTCCCTCTTTCCATGTAACACCATTGAAGCTAATGGTCTCTCCAACTTCCGTGGCCGCTGTACCTGTCGGGAACAGCACGGCTCTCACTTCGAGCCACCCCATTCCCATGCAGAACCCAAGTTCAGCCATTGTAAACTTCACCCTGCAGCACTTGGGACTCATCTCCCCCAGCATGCAGGTGTCAGCCAGCCCTGGGGCCGGAACTATTCCCATGTCTCCAAGAATAGAGGGTGTTAGTGTTGCCCCAGAAAATGCAGGCAAACAACAAGGAAGGGGCACCAAGTATGATTCACCAGCTCCAGGCCAGAACCAGCTGAATGGACAATCAGTTGCTGTACCAGGAGCACAGCAG CCTGTTCCTGTGACACCCAAAGGGTCACAATTGGTGGCCGAAAGTTTCTTCCGTACCCCAGGTGGACCAACCAAGTTGCTGGGCTCACCCTGCATGGATTTCGATGGTGCTAGTAAAACCTCTATAGGAACACTCTTTGTCCCACAACGAAAACTGGAAGTCTCAACGGAGGATGTTCACTAA